One window of Brachionichthys hirsutus isolate HB-005 chromosome 21, CSIRO-AGI_Bhir_v1, whole genome shotgun sequence genomic DNA carries:
- the zgc:56095 gene encoding ferritin, lower subunit-like isoform X2, giving the protein MQSVVRQNLHPETEVDVNKLINIKLSASYTFLSLGMYFDRDDVALPKFSSFFLERSVKEREQAERLLEYQNGRGGRVLLQTITKPTREDWRGALDALSFSLNYQKSLNSCFLDVHGRASSNADPHLCDFLEQHFLADSHDIIKKMGDYIGSLTRLASSETHGAMGEYLFDKHSL; this is encoded by the exons ATGCAGTCTGTTGTAAGACAAAACCTCCACCCGGAGACTGAAGTAGACGTCAACAAACTGATCAACATCAAGCTCAGCGCATCGTACACCTTCCTTTCTCTG GGAATGTATTTTGACAGGGACGACGTCGCTTTGCCGAAGTTCTCTAGTTTCTTCTTGGAGCGCTCCGTGAAAGAGCGAGAACAGGCCGAGAGGCTTCTGGAGTATCAGAACGGGAGAGGAGGCCGGGTTCTGCTTCAGACTATTACC AAACCAACCAGGGAGGACTGGAGAGGAGCTTTGGATGCGTTGTCCTTTTCACTGAACTACCAGAAGTCCCTCAACTCGTGTTTCCTAGATGTGCACGGCAGAGCCAGCAGCAACGCTGATCCTCAT CTGTGTGACTTCCTCGAGCAGCACTTCCTCGCCGACAGCCATGACATCATTAAGAAGATGGGCGATTACATCGGCAGCCTGACCCGTCTCGCCTCGTCTGAGACGCACGGTGCTATGGGAGAATATCTGTTTGATAAACACTCTCTGTAA
- the zgc:56095 gene encoding ferritin, lower subunit-like isoform X1, giving the protein MKNVPDKVKITQEEMQSVVRQNLHPETEVDVNKLINIKLSASYTFLSLGMYFDRDDVALPKFSSFFLERSVKEREQAERLLEYQNGRGGRVLLQTITKPTREDWRGALDALSFSLNYQKSLNSCFLDVHGRASSNADPHLCDFLEQHFLADSHDIIKKMGDYIGSLTRLASSETHGAMGEYLFDKHSL; this is encoded by the exons AAATGCAGTCTGTTGTAAGACAAAACCTCCACCCGGAGACTGAAGTAGACGTCAACAAACTGATCAACATCAAGCTCAGCGCATCGTACACCTTCCTTTCTCTG GGAATGTATTTTGACAGGGACGACGTCGCTTTGCCGAAGTTCTCTAGTTTCTTCTTGGAGCGCTCCGTGAAAGAGCGAGAACAGGCCGAGAGGCTTCTGGAGTATCAGAACGGGAGAGGAGGCCGGGTTCTGCTTCAGACTATTACC AAACCAACCAGGGAGGACTGGAGAGGAGCTTTGGATGCGTTGTCCTTTTCACTGAACTACCAGAAGTCCCTCAACTCGTGTTTCCTAGATGTGCACGGCAGAGCCAGCAGCAACGCTGATCCTCAT CTGTGTGACTTCCTCGAGCAGCACTTCCTCGCCGACAGCCATGACATCATTAAGAAGATGGGCGATTACATCGGCAGCCTGACCCGTCTCGCCTCGTCTGAGACGCACGGTGCTATGGGAGAATATCTGTTTGATAAACACTCTCTGTAA